In Blastocatellia bacterium, one DNA window encodes the following:
- the coaBC gene encoding bifunctional phosphopantothenoylcysteine decarboxylase/phosphopantothenate--cysteine ligase CoaBC has product MSPDRPYRVVLGVTGGIAAYKAPEILRQLQQRGAEVRVVLTRAATRFIGRVTFEALSRHPVIVEMFEPDVNVVVRHVEMARWADLLLVAPVTAHTLARFAHGLADDFLTTLYLSARCPVLLAPAMDAEMWENAATQENLARLRQRGIAIIPPERGYLASGVQGEGRLAEPEQIVARALVILAARPYARDLEGERVLITAGPTCEDLDPIRYLTNRSTGKMGYALAHAALARGAQVTLISGPTTLLPPPDAETIFVRCAEEMYRAVLSHMERATIIIKAAAVADYRPAAFSPTKLKKAAAEFQLALEPTPDILAELGRRKGSRVLVGFAAETEAHLEYGRRKLIEKNLDFILVNDVASAETGFAAEENAGVLLDRDGNALELPRMSKYEMAMRILDRVRALLAQRQRAQEIGESARGFPASELRKADEG; this is encoded by the coding sequence ATGAGTCCGGATCGTCCCTATCGCGTCGTCCTCGGCGTCACCGGCGGCATCGCCGCCTACAAGGCGCCGGAGATCTTACGGCAACTCCAACAACGCGGCGCTGAGGTGCGCGTCGTGCTGACGCGCGCGGCGACACGCTTCATCGGTCGCGTGACCTTCGAGGCGCTCTCGCGCCACCCTGTCATCGTCGAGATGTTCGAGCCGGACGTGAACGTCGTCGTCCGGCATGTGGAGATGGCGCGATGGGCCGATCTGCTGCTGGTCGCCCCGGTGACGGCGCATACTCTGGCCCGCTTTGCGCACGGCTTGGCCGATGATTTCCTCACGACGCTTTATCTCTCGGCGCGCTGTCCGGTCCTGCTGGCTCCGGCTATGGATGCCGAGATGTGGGAGAACGCCGCGACGCAAGAGAATCTCGCTCGGTTGCGGCAGCGAGGCATCGCCATCATCCCGCCGGAGCGTGGGTATCTTGCTTCGGGCGTCCAAGGTGAAGGCCGCCTGGCCGAGCCCGAACAAATTGTCGCGCGCGCTTTGGTGATCCTGGCCGCCCGCCCATACGCTCGCGATCTGGAAGGAGAACGCGTTCTGATCACCGCCGGCCCCACGTGCGAAGATCTCGATCCGATCCGCTACCTGACCAATCGCTCGACGGGCAAGATGGGCTACGCGTTGGCGCATGCGGCGCTCGCCCGCGGCGCTCAGGTGACGCTCATCAGTGGACCGACGACGTTGCTTCCCCCTCCAGACGCTGAGACGATCTTCGTGCGCTGCGCCGAGGAGATGTATCGCGCCGTCCTCTCGCACATGGAGCGCGCGACCATCATCATCAAAGCCGCCGCTGTGGCCGATTATCGTCCCGCGGCGTTCTCTCCGACGAAGCTCAAGAAGGCCGCAGCTGAATTCCAGCTCGCGCTCGAGCCCACTCCCGATATCCTGGCCGAACTCGGACGACGGAAGGGATCGCGCGTGCTCGTCGGATTCGCGGCGGAAACGGAAGCCCATCTGGAATACGGACGGCGGAAACTCATCGAGAAGAATCTCGACTTCATCCTTGTCAACGATGTCGCGAGCGCGGAGACGGGATTCGCCGCCGAGGAGAACGCTGGTGTGCTCCTGGATCGCGACGGCAATGCTCTCGAACTGCCGCGGATGTCCAAGTACGAGATGGCCATGCGCATCCTCGATCGCGTGCGGGCGCTGCTGGCGCAGCGCCAACGCGCACAGGAGATCGGAGAATCTGCGCGCGGATTTCCGGCGAGCGAATTGCGCAAAGCGGACGAGGGATGA